One window of the Triticum dicoccoides isolate Atlit2015 ecotype Zavitan chromosome 3B, WEW_v2.0, whole genome shotgun sequence genome contains the following:
- the LOC119280895 gene encoding uncharacterized protein LOC119280895, whose amino-acid sequence MASPPATWSVTACLTYRGGLEIRAAAENILPGWGHGGERLSFLLRLRRRLRLAVNSQCGRAPAPADPDKKPRGLKLLRSLRTGLPCIWRRKKPPRAAAAMPGSRTQAIPSLLKDRALMRPATTVALCSVAALAVAAASVAALRLVAGFLIPSASCGSWRCFLAKKFVRFLGPPLFEWISKISLKLVDPPALGEWLGFPKLGLKWLFNK is encoded by the exons ATGGCGTCGCCGCCGGCGACGTGGTCGGTCACCGCGTGCCTTACTTACCGTGGCGGGCTGGAGATCCGCGCCGCCGCGGAGAACATTCTCCCCGGGTGGGGCCACGGCGGCGagcgcctctccttcctcctccgcctccgccgccgcctccgcctcgccgtCAACTCCCAGTGCGGCCGCGCGCCCGCGCCCGCAGATCCCGACAAGAAGCCGCGCGGCCTCAAGCTCCTCCGCTCCCTGCGGACCGGGCTCCCCTGCATTTGGCGCCGCAAGaagccgccgcgcgccgccgcggccATGCCGGGTTCTCGCACTCAGGCGATCCCCTCTCTGCTG AAGGATCGAGCTTTGATGCGGCCGGCGACGACGGTGGCGCTGTGCTCCGTCGCCGCGCTCGCCGTCGCCGCGGCTTCCGTCGCGGCGCTTCGCCTCGTG GCCGGGTTCTTGATACCGAGCGCGAGCTGCGGATCATGGAGATGCTTCTTGGCGAAGAAATTCGTCAGGTTCTTGGGGCCTCCTCTCTTTGAGTGGATCTCCAAGATTAGCCTGAAACTTGTGGATCCTCCTGCTCTCGGCGAGTGGCTCGGGTTCCCGAAGCTTGGACTGAAGTGGCTCTTCAACAAGTAG